Part of the Asterias rubens chromosome 20, eAstRub1.3, whole genome shotgun sequence genome, TCAAACTTTCCAAGCAATATGTGTCATCAACTGCCATAATTGATGATTTAATGTGCATGCGTGCAAGGCTATGCGTAGCACCTACACGTTTGCACATTTGCGTTGTTAATGCATCAAATATGGTGGTTGGTGACGCATTGCAATTCATCTATAACATCAAATGTTTGTGGTCCtattgaaaaaagaaacagctcttgacaattttttttcttcttttcatttttgtagCTATCTCAGGAAGGATATTGAAAGGGAATGCGAAACAGACCACAGTAATCATGGGAGGCAACATTGTGTCCAAATCCTACAAGACGGCAAAACGATCCGACCTTGAAGTCACCAATGTTGAAGATTACTCCGACCTCCGGAACGAGAAGAGCTCCTTTGACCAAACTCAGAATGCAACTGGCATCATCTCACCAGACACCAGCATTCCCTTGGAGGAGAATAGAGCAGATGATACCATGAGTGACAGTGAAGAGAATGCGCCCTGGCATGGCCTGCCGATGGGAATAAACGAACATGGCAGTTTCACCGTCATCAACATTGACAATAATTCCTATCCAAATCACATTCCGGTTAAACCCACGCAGGAAAAAGACAATAAATGCTGTGTTGGACTCCGTGAACGGTGTAAAATGGGGTGGAGGCCGTGCCTCACCAAATACAATCCCTTGTCTGAGTATCCGTCCAGACGAGCGAGTGTGAAATACGCCTGCATGTGCCCGCCCCACGGAGTTCTTGCTAGGGTGGTTCTTATTATGGTGATTTTACTGCTGTTGTGGGCGATACTTTGGTCCATCACAGGGGCGGAGTCGTTGCCAGGAGGGAACCTTTTTGCCCTTTATATTCTTGTGGTGGTTGCTGCTATCGGCGGGATGATCGTTGAGTTCTTTCATCTACCAGCTTTGTtaggtaaacaaataaatgtttttactcCCTCTTCTTGAAAGAGtttgttttacaaagttttCAACAATTACTTGGAATGCATTCAAACAAACCCAGCCATGCAACCTTTTAGCTGATTTCCTTGTTCTTTAGGTCTCTCAGCTGTGTCAGTACAAAATGttaaacacatttcaaattCTTGCTGTGCCTGGAACTTTCCTCTTTTCTGACAAGTTGCAGTGTATGGCTGTAAACCAGACTTTTACAGTCTGTAAATTATTAAAGGCAAGGCGGTTTTATCTCAGTAAAGGGCATCATTTCTGCTGGAAATTCTActagggcacaaaggcaataaCCTATTTCACTGTCACCGCCGGGGGACTTCCCACCATAGCCTCATGTTTTAagtttaagaaataattctgAATGAAGGCTTTTACCTGATAAAAAAGGTTCATTAGAATGttacggtggacactattggtaattattcaaaataattattagcataaaaccttacttggtgacgagtaatggggagcggttgatagtataaaccattgtgagaaacagctccctctgaattgaggtagttttcgagaaagaagtaattttccacgaatttgatttcaagacctcagaattagaatttgagtttccgaaatcaagcatctgaaaactgacacaactttgtgtgacaagggtgtttttctttcattatcatctcgcaactttgatgaccgattgagctcaaattttcacaggtttgttattttacgcatgtatgttgagatacaccaagtgagaagactggtctttggcagttaccaatagtgtcgagtgtctATAACATGACAGGTGTAAAAAAGGTCACTTTAAAGTTAAACCTGCCCCATAATTTTTGGTTTAATGAAGATTGTAAAAAGGTGAAAAGCAAGATACAGGTAGGGAGTTTTACAGCAGTACAATATGTTTACATTAGGGAAAGGCTCCCATGAGGGAAAGGCTCCCAGAATATCTCATGTGGAACAACCAGTGAAGCGATTCGGATGAGATGTGgtatacactgccagcaaaatGTTGTATAGATGGTATGGTACAACCAATGGGAGACCTTGTGCTTTCATACCAGGCAAATTTTTAACcctcagaaaaaaaaggaattttgttgCTAAATAGTCTGAAAGTCTATCAAAGCTTTAAATGTACAAATAGGTCAGGCCTTGCACATTCCCCATTTTTCCCAGGGTCCAAGTAAAAAGCCTGACATACCATGAAGGTACCTGTAGAGGAGGTTTGCTTATCAGGCTTTGTCCTTGAAAgggcatgggcaccaaggcattttttctccttggtaccctatgaggaaaatggaAATGTCTActgtgagcatttcaagggcaccaaggcaagtaTCAGCCCTGGCTTGTAATGAACAGGGggtttgatattattatttggtattgtcaaattaaagccattggaaactttctgaacagaacaaaaattccaagttcacagatttacaaataacttacagggtttacagaaggtattggtgaaagacttcccttgaaatagtattccattATATACtattattactttttgagaaaatattaaaaacaaatatcaattctcgatattgagaatcacagatttatttaaacacatgtcatgacacggcgaatcttgcggaaacaagagtgtaattttccgttattttctcatgactctgatgaccgattgagcctaaattttcacaggtttgttattttgtatataagtttgatacacgaagtgtgggcctttggacaatactatttaccgaTTGCTTTAAAGTTCTTTTCTCCTtcccttattttttatttaggtaTGCTCATAGTTGGCTTCATGCTCAAGAATGTTTCTCGTATACAAATTGCTGATGACATTGATCCTGGCTGGGCCTCAGCACTACGCAATATTGCCTTAGCTGTTATCTTGATCAAGGCAGGTCTCGGAATAGACGCTGGAGCTCTTCGTAAACTCAGTCTAGTGTGTGCTCGTCTGGCACTGGTGCCATGTATAATGGAAGCAGTGACAGTCGCTGTGGCTGCGCATCTATTGCTGGGTTTTGGCTGGGATTGGGCATTTATGCTTGGGTAAGCATTAGCGCTTTTATCTGGTTGGAACTCATGTTAAAAGTTTACTTGAAAGAAGACTATCATAGGTTTTCTAAGACCCCCTTCCTACTGGACCCCGATTTGATCTCCCAATTTCGAAAGGATGATCAAAGGGcaatcaacaaaaaacaggTTTTGTGGGAACGCGAGGGCCATCAAGATCTGACCGTGCAATTTTTGTCCTCTTCGGGAGTAGGATTAAAGCGGGATCTGATCGCCCTTGTGGATTAATGGGCGATCAAAAGTCGTGTGGGAAcgcaaagggcgatcagacccCGCAATTTGCAAGCAAACcagtgttcttttgaacccactTCTGTTCCCAAAAAGGGGGATCAATGCGcgatcatactcaagtgggaacGCGACTGCGACTTCACGCCTGCAACTAATCTTGTTGCGGGATCCAGATCTCGCAATCGtggatccagtgggaacgcggTCTAACGTGTCTGTACaacttttaagtttaaaaactaTGACGATGAAAGTACCCAGCCCTTAATCTTGATTCCTTCCATAAACAAAGTCCAAAATGGACATACGAACTGTTGGCTCAAATTTCCGTGGTATATAATCTCTGATCCCATATAAAGCATGATTAGTTTACTGTAGGCAAcagattcaaacaaaatattcttgGCTTTCATCGATTGGTGGATGGTTAAGGTTacggaaaataaatgttttttgttataaaacttaatttaattaaaacttTTTTGTCTCTCTTCCAGGTTTGTCATAGCGGCTGTTTCTCCAGCCGTCGTTGTGCCATCTGTCCTGGAGTTACAAGAGAAAGGATATGGGATCAGTAAGGGTATCCCAACATTGATTGTAGCCTCGGCAAGCTGTGAGAATGTGTTTGCAATAGCAGCGTTTGGAATTCCACTTGGTATTGCGTTCTCTGGTGGTAAGTTGACATTGAGATATGGGAGTGTATGTTTGCTTGGTTGGCTCTGTGGTgacaatggatggacaattatTGAATGACTATAGAAACaagtatttggtttgcagtaacaccatgtgtgtatctacttgctaggtagagtttgttctttaaagaactggctttctatattctactaccgcagagtagatttatcggagtGTGCGGGAGacatctcagttctgaaaagaactatccggccgtcgatttcacaaagagttaggactcgtcttatcttgagttaggaagagtaactcgtcctaacttgggattaatcttaaggtctgcatgctacagtgcagggttgggactcgtcctaagtttaatcttaagttaggacgagttttgtgaaatcaacggctgctttttaactactacctgggcggaaggtatagaaaaatggctgggactactttagcctataggatcgttattaactgcgcTACCGCGGAGTGAGGTCTCtcattggtctcaacgtttcgacgagcttgctctagtcatggTCAGGAGATTGTAGAAACAGTTACTATGTCTCATGGTAAGCTTTTACGTTGTTGGAAAAGAGATGGTGTACACCcaaacacaattctgaatgaatgtgtatgtcacaatggtacctgggtttgctcatctgCTATACAAACCAGAACCGTTTCAcacagcaactgtctctatagtctgaggaattcaaatttaggCGGTACATTGTGattaagcaagtcattgtaccaaacCTAACAAATCAAATTTAAGTCTCAAATGGCTTCTTAAAActacacaatacatgtattgtatttgCAAATTTGTGAGTGTTTGTGACTAGATGTTACTACTATTGGTTTTACCTGTAGGTTATATAGACATTGACAATGAAGGACAAGACAACAGCACAAATATACCCATGGATAGCAGCAATGATGGTAAgatctttttaaagacagtagacactattggtaattgtcaaagaccagtcttctcacttaatgtatctcaacatatatgcacaaaataacaaacctgtgaaaatttgagctcaatcggtcatcgaagttgcgagataataatgaaagaaaaaacacccttgtcacatgaagttgtgtgctttcttatgcttgatttcgagacctcaaattctaaacttgagaacTCGAAATcaaaccatctaaacgcacacaacttcgtgtgacaagggttatttttctttcattattatctcgcaagttcgatgaccgattgagctcaaattttcacaggtttgttattttatgcatatgttgagatacaccaactgtgaaggctagtctttgacaattaccaatagtggccagtgtctttaagatacagcaactgtgaaggctagtctttgacaattgccaatagtgtccactgcctttaaagaaactctaacatagggctagatatctcagtcagttggtagagcactggtgCAGTATCCGGTGGTCATTGGTTCAGTCCTCGCTTTAGTCATACTATTTTTGTCCGACATCTATTATTCTCAGAAATGTGAGCATACCAAGATTGATGTACAATAGCAAGAGTTGGCCCCTCCTAAGAAATATGCTAATTATTCATGCATGCTTACAGACAccattggttggcaaacgccatccACAAATGCATGCGATCAGGCCTGATGCTCAGGGGCaacggcaccaaggcattttctccttgctaaagggcacttcaatgaagttgtaaatttctattgtaaCAAATcaaggggcatgaaggcaatgaacTGGGGCACTGGAGGAAATTATGAtgcagtgtcttgctcaaggacacaagcgcCTTTACTGGGACCTGAACCCACACTTTCACAACACTACAACTTGAGCTTGGTGCACTTGACTGCTTTCCCGAAATACTACCACTAATGGAGTTCTGTATTGGAATTTCAAAAAGCTTCAAACCATGAACCTTACTGTATGTATTATGGGCTTTTGTTTTCATGGATTAGTTAATTGCAAACTTTTAGGTAATAATTCCAAAGGTACGTAGGATGTTAATATGAACTTCAGTGACACAAActcttgcaactttaatttGTTCTCAGATACGGGTATGTTGGTGTTTAACATCTTCCGTGCACCCATAGAGCTACTGCTGGGTGTGGTCTTTGGGTGTGTTGGGGGCGTGTTCCTCTGGTATTTTCCAGACAAAGACCAGGTATTTACTAACTTGTATTGAGTGGTGTGTATA contains:
- the LOC117304069 gene encoding sodium/hydrogen exchanger 9B2-like, whose amino-acid sequence is MGGNIVSKSYKTAKRSDLEVTNVEDYSDLRNEKSSFDQTQNATGIISPDTSIPLEENRADDTMSDSEENAPWHGLPMGINEHGSFTVINIDNNSYPNHIPVKPTQEKDNKCCVGLRERCKMGWRPCLTKYNPLSEYPSRRASVKYACMCPPHGVLARVVLIMVILLLLWAILWSITGAESLPGGNLFALYILVVVAAIGGMIVEFFHLPALLGMLIVGFMLKNVSRIQIADDIDPGWASALRNIALAVILIKAGLGIDAGALRKLSLVCARLALVPCIMEAVTVAVAAHLLLGFGWDWAFMLGFVIAAVSPAVVVPSVLELQEKGYGISKGIPTLIVASASCENVFAIAAFGIPLGIAFSGGYIDIDNEGQDNSTNIPMDSSNDDTGMLVFNIFRAPIELLLGVVFGCVGGVFLWYFPDKDQKSLMWKRTLLVCGGGLLLLFGGAKADFTGAGALGCLILAFVAAQGWGRGKEPVKKVVGLIWKLFEPILFGLIGAAVSVEYLDDTVGLGIAIMAIGLAVRTAVTMLVVCKAGLNLKEKVFAALSWFPKATVQAAIGPLAWEVAINKNAGYVAEQNGIKILTLAVLSIILTAPIGAIMIALGGPRLLQKSQEGNTDKLPIPEVTVVSPEGVEEEEEERIQEEVPKEAKGQGESSSML